One part of the Paraglaciecola sp. L3A3 genome encodes these proteins:
- a CDS encoding fructose bisphosphate aldolase, translating into MSSKTQLDMHKKISQKNGFIAALDQSGGSTPKALAVYGISESEYQNDEEMFTKVHEMRTRIITSDVFDGERTLGAILFENTLDRDIAGQPTAKYLWQVKNIVPFLKVDKGLEAEDNGVQLLKPIVNLDELLAKANAQDVFGTKMRSLIKQANAFGIESIVAQQFKVGKQILAAGLMPILEPELDIHCPEKAKAEVMLKASILQHLDDLDADQQVMLKLTLPEEANFYQELVKHPKVLKVVSLSGGYSQAEANARLIKNNGVIASFSRALSEGLSAKQTDAEFNKIMDTSIQNIYLASQS; encoded by the coding sequence ATGTCATCAAAAACACAGTTGGATATGCATAAAAAAATCAGTCAAAAAAATGGTTTTATTGCGGCCTTGGATCAAAGTGGAGGCAGCACGCCTAAAGCTTTAGCTGTATATGGTATCAGTGAGTCTGAATATCAAAATGATGAAGAGATGTTTACTAAGGTGCATGAAATGCGTACACGTATTATCACATCAGATGTATTTGATGGAGAACGTACCTTAGGAGCCATTTTGTTTGAAAATACTTTAGATAGAGACATTGCTGGTCAACCTACTGCTAAATATTTATGGCAAGTTAAGAATATTGTGCCATTTCTAAAAGTCGATAAAGGCCTTGAAGCTGAAGATAATGGCGTTCAGTTATTAAAACCTATCGTGAATCTAGATGAGTTATTAGCGAAAGCGAATGCCCAAGATGTATTTGGTACTAAAATGCGCTCACTGATCAAACAAGCCAATGCTTTTGGTATTGAGTCTATTGTGGCGCAGCAGTTTAAAGTGGGTAAACAGATATTAGCTGCTGGTTTGATGCCAATATTGGAACCTGAGTTAGATATTCATTGCCCAGAAAAAGCAAAAGCTGAAGTGATGTTGAAAGCGTCTATTTTACAGCACCTTGATGACTTAGATGCAGATCAGCAAGTCATGTTGAAGTTAACATTGCCTGAAGAAGCTAATTTTTATCAGGAGTTAGTTAAACACCCTAAAGTGTTAAAAGTAGTGTCACTATCAGGTGGCTACTCTCAAGCAGAAGCTAATGCCAGATTAATAAAGAATAATGGCGTTATTGCTAGCTTTTCTAGAGCTTTGTCAGAAGGTTTAAGTGCTAAACAAACCGATGCTGAATTTAATAAGATAATGGATACATCTATCCAAAACATTTATCTTGCTTCACAAAGCTAG
- a CDS encoding phosphoglycerate kinase, with the protein MSVINMSDLQLAGKRVLIREDLNVPVKDGQVTSDARIRASLPTIKAAVAAGAKVMVMSHLGRPTEGEYAEEFSLLPVIKYLQDNTDLTVRLEKDYLAGVEVNAGEVVVLENVRFNKGEKNDDEILAKQYAALCDIYVMDAFGTAHRAQASTHGVGVHAPVACAGPLLAGELAALGKALNNPERPLVAIVGGSKVSTKLTVLDALSKIADQLVVGGGISNTFVAARGNNVGLSLYEKDLIPEAKRLMESLDIPETVDVRVGKNFSDQEPAVIKAANEVQDDEEIMDYGPQTAENVAAILRKAKTILWNGPCGVFEFDNFSKGTEVVARAIAQSDAFSIAGGGDTLAAIDKWGLEDQISYISTGGGAFLEFVEGKVLPAVAMLEARAANK; encoded by the coding sequence ATGTCTGTTATTAATATGTCAGATTTGCAACTAGCGGGTAAACGAGTATTAATTCGTGAAGATTTAAACGTGCCAGTAAAAGATGGGCAAGTCACTTCTGATGCGCGTATTCGTGCTTCATTACCTACTATTAAAGCAGCTGTTGCGGCAGGGGCTAAAGTGATGGTGATGTCTCACTTAGGTCGTCCAACTGAAGGTGAATATGCCGAAGAGTTTTCACTATTACCAGTGATTAAGTACTTGCAAGACAATACAGACTTAACTGTTCGTCTAGAAAAAGATTACTTAGCTGGCGTTGAAGTCAATGCCGGTGAAGTGGTGGTATTAGAAAACGTCCGTTTTAATAAAGGCGAAAAAAATGACGACGAAATTCTAGCTAAACAATATGCCGCTTTGTGTGATATCTATGTAATGGATGCTTTTGGTACGGCTCACCGCGCACAAGCTTCAACACATGGTGTAGGTGTTCATGCTCCTGTTGCTTGTGCTGGTCCTTTATTGGCTGGTGAACTTGCTGCTTTGGGTAAAGCATTAAATAATCCTGAGCGTCCATTAGTTGCCATTGTTGGTGGTTCAAAAGTATCCACAAAATTAACGGTGTTAGATGCGCTTTCTAAAATTGCAGATCAATTGGTTGTGGGTGGCGGAATTTCAAATACTTTCGTTGCGGCGCGTGGCAACAATGTCGGTTTATCTTTGTATGAAAAAGATTTAATTCCAGAAGCTAAGCGTTTAATGGAGTCTTTAGATATCCCTGAAACAGTTGACGTAAGAGTTGGCAAAAACTTCTCTGACCAAGAGCCTGCTGTGATTAAAGCGGCAAATGAAGTGCAAGATGATGAAGAAATCATGGATTACGGCCCACAAACCGCTGAAAATGTAGCGGCAATTTTACGTAAAGCTAAAACAATTCTGTGGAATGGCCCATGTGGAGTTTTCGAATTCGATAACTTCTCTAAAGGAACTGAAGTCGTGGCTCGTGCTATTGCCCAAAGTGATGCCTTCTCTATCGCTGGTGGCGGAGATACATTAGCAGCCATTGATAAATGGGGACTTGAAGATCAGATCTCTTATATTTCTACAGGTGGCGGTGCTTTCTTAGAATTTGTTGAAGGTAAAGTGTTACCAGCCGTTGCTATGTTAGAAGCGCGTGCAGCTAATAAATAA
- a CDS encoding sulfatase-like hydrolase/transferase: MQKTATSILFPIVVLGALTLVGCSGAKQEKTDTSVAVTKVTQSETQKPNILFIFADDQSPKTIGAYGNQQINTPNLDKLANNGVNFSNAYNMGAWNGAVCQASRAMLNSGRSVWQAHTMDRTFAKGKGLDTTWSKLLEKEGYDTYMSGKWHVAAKADKVFNTTTHIRPGMPDDAWDHAKQQKLYQDFIAGKTNFKSTDEFMPVGYNRPLSKDDHSWSPTDPKFGGYYEGGTHWSEVLKNDAIGFIEQAKSKDNPFFMYIAFNAGHDPRQAPQAYQDLYDEDSLPLPTNWADNYPEKDLIGNSPSLRDAALAPFPRTEYSTRVHLKEYYALISHMDTQIGEILAALKASGKMDNTYIIYTADHGLSVGERGLFGKQNMYEESVRAPFIIWGPGIEGGQTVDSDIYLQDAMATSLELAGAKKPDYVFFNSIIDLAKGQTTKSHYDAIYGAYVDSQRMIKKDGYKLLVYPKANTIKLFNLKADPDEVTNLATQAKYKAKVAELFGELLKLQTSLEDSMDLTAMYKAL; this comes from the coding sequence TTGCAAAAAACAGCTACTTCAATACTTTTTCCGATTGTGGTATTGGGTGCTTTAACATTAGTTGGATGTTCTGGCGCTAAACAAGAAAAAACAGATACTTCAGTTGCCGTTACAAAAGTAACCCAAAGTGAAACTCAAAAGCCCAATATATTATTTATTTTCGCCGACGACCAATCACCTAAAACTATAGGTGCCTACGGTAACCAGCAAATAAACACCCCTAATCTAGACAAGCTAGCAAATAATGGTGTGAACTTTAGTAATGCTTACAACATGGGCGCATGGAATGGTGCTGTTTGTCAGGCATCTCGTGCAATGCTGAATTCTGGCCGTTCTGTGTGGCAAGCTCACACAATGGATAGAACATTTGCTAAAGGTAAAGGTCTTGATACAACTTGGTCTAAACTCCTTGAAAAAGAAGGTTACGATACTTACATGTCTGGCAAATGGCACGTTGCCGCTAAAGCCGACAAAGTATTCAATACAACAACTCATATACGTCCAGGCATGCCTGATGATGCTTGGGATCATGCTAAGCAGCAAAAACTTTATCAAGACTTTATCGCTGGCAAAACAAACTTTAAAAGCACAGATGAATTTATGCCTGTTGGCTATAACCGGCCACTCAGCAAAGATGATCATTCTTGGTCGCCAACGGATCCAAAATTTGGCGGATATTACGAAGGTGGTACACATTGGAGTGAAGTACTTAAAAATGATGCCATTGGTTTTATCGAGCAAGCTAAAAGCAAAGACAATCCGTTTTTTATGTACATAGCCTTCAATGCAGGACATGACCCAAGACAGGCACCACAAGCTTATCAAGACTTATACGATGAAGATTCACTACCTTTACCTACTAACTGGGCCGATAATTACCCTGAGAAAGACTTAATTGGTAACAGTCCTAGTTTACGTGATGCCGCTTTGGCACCTTTCCCTCGCACAGAATACTCGACCCGTGTGCATCTAAAAGAGTACTACGCCCTTATTAGCCACATGGACACACAAATAGGTGAAATTCTTGCTGCATTAAAAGCCAGTGGAAAAATGGATAACACTTATATTATTTACACTGCCGATCATGGTTTATCTGTAGGTGAACGAGGTTTATTCGGTAAACAAAATATGTATGAAGAAAGTGTACGTGCACCTTTTATTATCTGGGGACCAGGGATCGAAGGGGGTCAAACAGTTGATTCTGACATCTATTTACAAGATGCTATGGCCACCAGCTTAGAACTAGCAGGAGCCAAAAAGCCTGACTATGTGTTCTTCAACTCAATTATTGATTTAGCCAAAGGACAAACTACAAAAAGCCATTATGACGCTATTTATGGGGCTTATGTGGACAGCCAACGTATGATCAAAAAAGATGGCTATAAACTATTGGTTTATCCAAAAGCTAATACAATTAAATTATTTAATTTAAAAGCGGATCCTGACGAAGTCACTAACTTGGCGACTCAAGCTAAATATAAAGCTAAGGTTGCTGAATTGTTTGGCGAACTGCTTAAGTTACAAACCAGCCTAGAAGACAGCATGGACTTAACCGCCATGTATAAAGCGCTGTAA
- a CDS encoding glycoside hydrolase family 2 TIM barrel-domain containing protein, which translates to MKSFLLVLLIISSFLSVIRFSHADNSNYLSSTQALPFGFPKTDRTKHLLNQSWKFYRGQADAKFYTSEFDDSAWETVTIPHTLALTSLTLDGVEDQTTQLSFHRDVGWYRKNFRVTSDPVKKVFLEFEGVHQVTDVWVNGQHVGQNSVGGYTPFHFDISEFVNRGQLNQLTILADNRRSEIVPPDPGPFDFVKFSGLYRDVYLVETNPVYVTFNWETMYSGVNITTPTIDPVNKNATINIKTAVKNTTNQSVDSQLVTRIIDQEGIVVLKLITQQLLQSGQEFQFNQIGSLEDKVHLWDTVNPYLYRVNSVVNIAGETVDFVENKIGLRKFELDPEQGFMLNDKPIELIGYNRHQQYPYIGDAVPNSLHYKDMLQFKQFGFNVVRTAHYPQDDALLKACDELGILVYEEAPTWISISKNPTWWDNLEQAARVMVRNHRNHPSVVIWGAGINHRGYAPRLHNAVKQEDSVRLTSSQGARWTGWQSSGLTDINATMMFGPVLWDRSEPLLGMEGERGAHAVAPHLKDPKMLGLISWTAHAYHTFHPRHEKAKSEVDRTRAGMMTFFRYPRPRLHWYKSEFVDKPFISINGVWQKGVESLLVYSNAEQVSLELDGVIIAKAKPSQLAKYDGLTHPPFHFDHIDYQPGKLVAKGTFADGSVVEAIKSTPSEAFEIKLEADTAGRDFVADGSDVLMVYAHILDKNGMLVEDFAHKVKFTVIGDATVIGDHSNINANPMFTEYGVAPVMIRAGSKAGNITIIAEIDNLKPAKVEVTLSEHDDDMIRANAAAIYDYKVERVDIGAPDQFIQFGWQGWLGTEQNNSAYQFKAWSNTTAQLSTPSKQGIIRWLGEMNVVGKYGFAYGDGVIALDKKGLNLTFSQLPKGIYKLNTWHHAPESNSDSMDPNRDKLKTLTINKLPFANTLTVQSKNIIGPRKQQTKVTHGKQMQWQTPGLQTVVFKSDGKNPVTINYQGKENDGVWLNAFELTEWHSE; encoded by the coding sequence ATGAAAAGTTTCTTATTGGTTTTATTGATAATCTCATCTTTCTTATCTGTTATTCGCTTCAGTCATGCTGATAACAGCAATTATTTATCAAGCACACAAGCCTTGCCTTTTGGTTTTCCTAAGACAGACAGAACGAAACATTTGTTAAATCAGTCCTGGAAGTTTTATCGGGGTCAAGCTGATGCTAAATTTTATACTAGTGAGTTTGACGACTCGGCTTGGGAAACAGTGACTATTCCGCATACTTTAGCCTTAACTTCCCTTACTTTAGATGGAGTTGAAGACCAAACGACACAATTATCATTTCATCGAGATGTAGGCTGGTACCGTAAAAACTTTAGGGTAACCAGTGATCCAGTAAAAAAAGTATTTTTAGAATTTGAAGGTGTACACCAAGTCACAGATGTTTGGGTTAATGGTCAACACGTAGGGCAAAATTCAGTAGGAGGATATACACCTTTTCATTTTGATATATCTGAATTTGTTAATCGTGGTCAGTTAAATCAACTGACCATATTGGCCGACAATCGGCGAAGCGAAATTGTCCCGCCTGATCCTGGCCCTTTTGATTTTGTGAAATTTAGTGGTTTATATCGTGATGTGTATTTAGTCGAAACTAATCCCGTGTATGTCACTTTTAACTGGGAAACTATGTATTCTGGCGTAAATATCACCACGCCAACAATTGATCCAGTTAACAAAAATGCCACGATAAATATTAAAACAGCGGTTAAAAATACTACTAACCAGTCAGTAGATAGTCAGCTTGTAACTCGAATTATTGATCAAGAAGGTATAGTGGTACTGAAACTTATTACTCAGCAATTACTTCAATCAGGCCAAGAGTTTCAGTTTAATCAAATAGGTAGTTTAGAAGACAAGGTTCATTTGTGGGATACAGTAAACCCGTATCTTTATCGGGTGAATAGTGTGGTGAACATAGCTGGAGAAACCGTTGACTTTGTTGAAAATAAAATTGGCCTGCGAAAGTTTGAGCTTGATCCCGAACAGGGCTTTATGCTCAACGATAAACCGATTGAATTAATTGGTTATAATCGCCATCAACAGTACCCATATATAGGAGATGCTGTGCCCAATTCTCTGCATTATAAAGACATGCTGCAGTTTAAGCAGTTTGGTTTTAATGTGGTTCGCACCGCTCATTACCCTCAAGATGACGCTTTACTAAAAGCGTGTGATGAATTGGGAATTTTGGTTTACGAAGAAGCCCCTACTTGGATTTCTATCTCTAAAAATCCTACTTGGTGGGATAATTTAGAACAAGCTGCTCGAGTGATGGTGCGAAACCATCGGAATCACCCGTCTGTGGTTATCTGGGGAGCGGGGATTAATCACCGGGGTTACGCTCCTCGTCTACATAATGCTGTGAAGCAAGAAGATAGTGTTCGTCTTACTTCCTCGCAAGGAGCAAGGTGGACCGGCTGGCAAAGTTCTGGCTTGACCGATATTAATGCCACTATGATGTTTGGCCCAGTGTTATGGGATCGTTCAGAGCCCTTGTTAGGTATGGAGGGAGAACGCGGCGCTCATGCTGTGGCTCCTCATTTGAAAGACCCTAAAATGTTAGGGTTAATATCATGGACAGCTCACGCTTATCACACCTTTCATCCACGACATGAAAAAGCCAAGAGTGAGGTAGATCGCACGCGCGCTGGCATGATGACCTTCTTTCGTTACCCACGGCCCAGGTTACATTGGTATAAATCAGAATTTGTAGACAAACCATTTATTAGCATTAATGGTGTATGGCAAAAAGGTGTTGAATCACTACTGGTATACAGTAATGCAGAGCAAGTATCGTTAGAGCTTGATGGTGTGATTATCGCCAAAGCCAAACCTAGCCAACTAGCGAAGTATGATGGTTTAACTCATCCTCCATTCCATTTTGATCATATTGACTACCAACCAGGTAAGCTAGTGGCCAAAGGAACCTTTGCTGATGGCTCTGTGGTTGAAGCGATTAAAAGTACACCTAGTGAAGCGTTTGAAATAAAACTAGAAGCGGACACTGCGGGACGAGACTTTGTTGCCGACGGGTCTGACGTGTTGATGGTATATGCACACATTCTAGATAAAAACGGTATGTTAGTTGAGGACTTTGCTCACAAGGTTAAATTTACAGTAATAGGTGATGCCACTGTGATAGGGGATCACTCCAATATCAATGCCAATCCAATGTTCACTGAGTATGGGGTGGCTCCCGTAATGATTAGGGCTGGTAGCAAAGCTGGAAACATTACCATTATAGCTGAGATTGACAACCTCAAACCTGCCAAGGTAGAGGTGACCTTGAGTGAACATGATGACGATATGATCAGAGCCAATGCCGCCGCTATATATGACTATAAAGTAGAACGAGTAGATATAGGTGCGCCTGATCAATTTATTCAGTTTGGTTGGCAAGGTTGGCTGGGCACAGAACAAAATAATAGTGCTTATCAGTTTAAGGCTTGGTCGAACACCACTGCTCAATTAAGTACTCCCTCTAAGCAAGGTATTATTCGTTGGTTGGGCGAAATGAATGTAGTCGGAAAATACGGTTTTGCTTACGGTGATGGAGTCATTGCTTTAGATAAAAAAGGGTTAAACCTTACCTTTAGCCAACTGCCTAAAGGGATCTATAAACTCAATACTTGGCACCATGCCCCAGAATCGAATTCAGACTCAATGGATCCTAATAGAGATAAATTAAAAACACTCACTATCAACAAATTACCCTTTGCTAATACCTTAACCGTGCAATCGAAAAATATTATTGGGCCGAGAAAACAACAAACAAAGGTCACACACGGTAAACAAATGCAATGGCAAACACCTGGTTTACAAACAGTGGTGTTTAAATCAGATGGAAAAAATCCGGTAACCATTAATTATCAAGGTAAGGAAAATGACGGGGTTTGGTTGAACGCTTTTGAATTGACCGAGTGGCATAGTGAGTAA
- a CDS encoding sulfite exporter TauE/SafE family protein, with protein MFELFDYSLSYQTISFVFLVAFFVGMAKTGVHGISLLAVPLLAVIFGGKASSGLMLPMLVIADLFAVKYYHRHANWGYLIKLFPSAVVGVLIGTWLGNVVDDQVFRVLMSIIIFVSLAIMVWMEKTDKKAIPDYLWFAILMGLVGGISTMIGNLAGPIMGLYLLSMRLPKNEYIGTAAWFFLVINVFKVPFHIYSWESIDKNSFLLNLVSLPFIAIGAVCGIFIVKRIPDKQYRWFVIGMTAVAAVLMNI; from the coding sequence ATGTTCGAACTTTTTGATTATTCCCTGTCGTATCAAACCATTAGTTTTGTGTTTTTGGTTGCTTTTTTTGTGGGTATGGCAAAAACCGGAGTGCATGGGATATCTCTGTTAGCCGTCCCTTTATTAGCGGTGATTTTTGGCGGTAAGGCGTCATCTGGATTGATGTTACCTATGTTAGTTATCGCTGATTTGTTTGCGGTTAAGTATTACCACAGACATGCAAATTGGGGGTATTTAATAAAGCTTTTCCCCTCCGCAGTAGTTGGGGTGTTAATTGGTACTTGGTTAGGTAATGTCGTTGATGATCAAGTTTTTCGAGTGCTCATGAGTATCATCATTTTTGTCAGTCTAGCCATCATGGTGTGGATGGAAAAAACGGATAAAAAAGCCATACCTGATTATTTATGGTTTGCCATTTTGATGGGGTTAGTTGGCGGGATCAGTACCATGATAGGTAACTTAGCTGGGCCGATTATGGGGCTATATTTACTCAGTATGCGTTTGCCTAAAAATGAATATATAGGAACTGCTGCATGGTTCTTTTTGGTTATCAACGTATTTAAAGTGCCTTTTCATATTTATAGTTGGGAGAGCATTGATAAAAATTCATTTTTGTTGAACTTAGTTAGTTTACCTTTTATAGCCATTGGCGCGGTGTGCGGTATTTTTATTGTGAAAAGAATTCCAGACAAACAATATAGGTGGTTCGTGATTGGTATGACAGCTGTCGCAGCTGTGCTCATGAATATTTAA
- a CDS encoding glycoside hydrolase family 2 TIM barrel-domain containing protein — translation MNIFRPHRSTSLSAILLCWLFTLIAFNATAVSQYKAAQFGEKQSFNNDWLFSKGKHIGAEQAKFDDSNWQHVTLPHDWAIEGPFDSKYNARNGGLPFHGDGWYRKSFKVSEADKGKFVSVTFDGAMYDAHVYINGHFLGRRPFGYTAVNYDLTPHLFFGTKENVIAVSLSPKDLSTRWYPGAGLYRHTWLEINDPVHVAKWGTYVTTPEVTRDRATVALETQINNFAQSTNATLQTEIVKADGTVVLKESKKLGDLAKGTKTVNQTFTLKNPILWDTENPYRYKILSSIVRNGKIVDQHTTPLGVRHLEFKPDDGFWLNWRRVQINGVCLHHDNGPIGAIANRRAIQRKLEIMQSMGVNSVRTSHNPPSPEMVELADEMGILLQVESFDVWAMQKQSVHNGYQVFFDEWHERDLTDMIIQYRNNPSVYMWSIGNEIMEQGHKNGGEVAAMLTKIAHKADPSRLVSAGFNNPTGAIKNGLADAVDIVGLNYKPLSYEQRHKDHPTWPLVASETSSITSTRGVYHFPIDKYKTHDSRHVTSYDIIGPPWAYPPEIEFEYLAKTPAVMGEYMWTGFDYLGEPTPYGGKDHSGDGYWNADWPVRSSSFGAVDLVGFPKDRYYLYQSQWTTKPMVHVLPHWNWENKIGEEIPVFAYTNAEEVELFVNGKSMGRKVKGVDKAELPVNFLRWDKENRDNYQSAYRLRWDVKYQPGEIKVVAYTKAQVVAEETVKTAGLPASVELIADRKVIDADGQDLSYVTVLVKDKDGNICPTADNHIRFFVEGAGEIAAVGNGNSATVAPFKADYRRAFNGKAMLIVKSKNGQSGNIRIRAYSEQLSNDPIVITAK, via the coding sequence ATGAACATTTTTCGTCCCCATAGAAGCACAAGTTTATCTGCCATTCTGCTTTGCTGGTTATTTACCTTAATTGCATTTAATGCAACTGCCGTCAGTCAATATAAAGCGGCCCAATTTGGAGAGAAACAAAGCTTTAATAACGATTGGTTATTTAGCAAAGGTAAACATATTGGCGCTGAACAAGCTAAGTTTGATGACAGTAATTGGCAACATGTCACCCTACCCCATGATTGGGCTATAGAGGGACCATTTGATAGCAAATACAATGCACGTAATGGTGGATTGCCTTTTCATGGTGATGGTTGGTATCGCAAATCGTTCAAAGTATCTGAAGCCGACAAGGGCAAGTTTGTCTCTGTGACATTTGATGGTGCAATGTACGATGCTCATGTTTACATCAATGGCCATTTTCTAGGTCGTCGTCCATTTGGCTACACAGCCGTCAATTATGATTTAACCCCTCATCTATTCTTTGGTACGAAAGAAAATGTCATAGCTGTCTCTCTTTCTCCAAAAGATTTATCCACTCGTTGGTACCCTGGAGCTGGCTTATATCGCCATACATGGTTAGAAATTAATGACCCAGTACATGTGGCTAAATGGGGGACTTATGTGACGACTCCTGAAGTAACACGTGATCGAGCTACTGTTGCTCTAGAAACCCAAATAAATAACTTTGCACAAAGCACCAATGCCACCCTACAAACTGAAATTGTTAAAGCAGATGGTACTGTGGTATTGAAGGAATCGAAAAAACTAGGCGATCTAGCCAAAGGTACTAAAACGGTTAACCAAACTTTCACTCTTAAAAACCCTATCCTATGGGACACAGAAAACCCGTACCGATATAAAATATTATCGAGCATAGTGCGCAACGGTAAAATAGTGGATCAACACACCACGCCTTTAGGGGTTCGTCATTTAGAATTTAAACCTGATGATGGTTTCTGGCTAAACTGGCGTCGAGTACAAATAAATGGTGTGTGCTTACATCATGATAATGGTCCCATTGGTGCCATTGCCAACAGAAGGGCGATTCAACGTAAACTAGAAATAATGCAATCTATGGGGGTTAACTCGGTACGTACCTCACACAACCCGCCTTCTCCAGAAATGGTTGAATTAGCTGACGAAATGGGCATTTTATTACAAGTTGAATCTTTTGATGTGTGGGCCATGCAAAAACAATCTGTACATAACGGCTATCAAGTCTTTTTTGATGAATGGCATGAACGTGATCTAACCGACATGATCATTCAGTACCGCAATAACCCATCAGTTTATATGTGGAGTATTGGCAACGAGATCATGGAGCAGGGCCATAAAAACGGTGGCGAAGTAGCAGCAATGTTAACCAAAATTGCCCACAAAGCTGACCCTAGCCGTCTAGTTAGTGCCGGATTTAATAACCCGACAGGCGCAATTAAAAATGGCTTAGCAGATGCAGTAGACATAGTAGGATTAAACTATAAGCCACTTAGTTACGAGCAGCGTCATAAAGATCACCCAACTTGGCCATTAGTGGCCAGTGAAACGTCATCGATTACCAGCACTCGTGGTGTCTATCACTTTCCTATCGATAAGTATAAAACCCATGACTCTCGTCATGTCACTAGTTACGACATTATTGGCCCACCTTGGGCATACCCACCTGAAATCGAATTTGAATACTTAGCAAAAACCCCAGCTGTGATGGGTGAGTACATGTGGACAGGTTTTGACTATTTAGGTGAACCCACGCCTTATGGTGGTAAAGATCATAGTGGCGACGGATATTGGAATGCCGATTGGCCAGTTCGTAGTTCTTCTTTTGGAGCGGTTGATTTAGTTGGTTTCCCGAAAGACAGATACTATTTATACCAAAGTCAGTGGACCACAAAACCTATGGTACATGTACTACCTCATTGGAACTGGGAAAACAAAATTGGCGAAGAAATACCAGTATTCGCTTATACCAATGCAGAAGAAGTTGAGTTATTTGTTAACGGCAAATCTATGGGTCGTAAAGTTAAAGGCGTAGATAAAGCAGAGTTACCTGTTAATTTCTTACGCTGGGATAAGGAAAACCGTGACAACTACCAATCGGCTTACCGTTTACGCTGGGACGTCAAATATCAGCCTGGCGAAATTAAAGTAGTGGCTTATACCAAAGCTCAGGTAGTAGCTGAAGAGACAGTGAAAACCGCTGGTTTACCTGCATCTGTAGAGTTAATTGCTGATCGCAAAGTGATTGATGCTGACGGCCAAGATTTGTCTTATGTTACCGTTTTAGTTAAAGATAAAGATGGCAATATTTGCCCTACAGCTGATAATCATATTCGTTTCTTTGTTGAAGGTGCAGGTGAAATTGCTGCAGTAGGTAACGGTAATTCAGCCACAGTTGCACCATTTAAAGCCGATTACCGCAGGGCATTTAACGGTAAAGCGATGTTGATAGTAAAAAGTAAAAATGGTCAATCTGGTAACATTAGGATAAGAGCCTATTCTGAGCAACTAAGTAACGATCCAATTGTAATAACGGCCAAGTAA